DNA from Lactobacillus johnsonii:
ACGTCTTTATCTCCATATAAAAGAGCGTTCACGTTTGCAAGCATTAAGTTACCACTAATAGATTGAACGGAATACTTTTTCTTTGCTTGTATTAATCTAAAAATTGAATCATCCGGAGAGAGGATAGAGGTAGCATCTTCACTTAATTTATTCCGATCAAAGAGTGGTTCAATATTTTCAAAATTTAAGATATTTTTCTTGGTAGATCGCTTATTAAATTTCTTTTCGTAAATCACTTCATTGCCAATAATCCATTTTTTATCTGGACTAGTTTTATCTAGATTAAAAGTAATTACATCTTTATATAGAGCTTTATCTATACCGTAGAAATAGGTCGTCACCTTTATTGGTTCTGTTCCAATAAAAATATCTTGAAGAGAAGTTTGATCAATTGACATTCTATATAAAAGCAATTTAAGCATCCCTATGATGGTACTCATAATCGTTGTCTTACCGGTAGCATTTTTACCGACAATAGTAATGATATTATTGATCCAAAGATTTCCAGCAAGATGTGTCAATTGGCTTTTAGTGCTTTCTAACACACGTGCATCACTCATGAGTGAAAATTCTAATTCATCAGAGAATAAAGGATGATTTTCTATTTTAATTTTTAGAAAATAAAGTTTATTAGTCTTTTCATTCATTCTACATTTGCTCCTTAATTTAAGAAATAAAGTATTGGGGTTTTTCATCTATAATTATAGTTGATTTTTGAGCTTTTATACAGATAAAGTGTTTAAAAATACAACTTATCTGTATAGAAAATCCATATCCATTAGCTTGACAGTTAACGGATATGGATCTAGAACTATATTTATTCAGTTTCAGACTTAGTCAACTTACGAAAGTCCATTTGAATCCTTAATGCTTCGTAGATTGGCTTTCCACCTAAGAGATCTAAAACGAAATAAGCAATAAAAGTTGCTACTAGCATTGGAAAGATCTGTTCAACTGAACCAACCATTTCAGTTAAAAGCGTTAAAGCAGTGAAGGGCGCTTTTTCAATAGCGCCAAAGTAAGCACACATTGAGGTAACAATAATAATGCCATAGCAGCTTTTAGGAGCAATATTAAAGTGAATCATAATCATAGCAAAGATAACCCCAAGTAAGGCACCTAAGACAAGAATTGGCATAAAAATACCACCAGGAACGGAAGCTCCGTAAGAAATCATTGAAAAGATAAAACGAACTAAGAACCAAATAAGTGGCAAT
Protein-coding regions in this window:
- a CDS encoding AAA family ATPase is translated as MNEKTNKLYFLKIKIENHPLFSDELEFSLMSDARVLESTKSQLTHLAGNLWINNIITIVGKNATGKTTIMSTIIGMLKLLLYRMSIDQTSLQDIFIGTEPIKVTTYFYGIDKALYKDVITFNLDKTSPDKKWIIGNEVIYEKKFNKRSTKKNILNFENIEPLFDRNKLSEDATSILSPDDSIFRLIQAKKKYSVQSISGNLMLANVNALLYGDKDVPTEILNYLDSTIEYLKIEQDRDESGQLKILYRLKFKNRDEEINATAFDVIEHYLSSGTAKGITLYGNVIAALQTGGIIFVDELENHFNHAIVRSFIDDFSDPKVNVNRAILIFSTHYSELLDDLERGDEVYIAKRNNQIQLQRYSASNVRSDLNKSDVFESDYLGGTAPEYSAYMQLKKATKKAVDHTRE